One Hordeum vulgare subsp. vulgare chromosome 4H, MorexV3_pseudomolecules_assembly, whole genome shotgun sequence DNA window includes the following coding sequences:
- the LOC123451104 gene encoding protein ZINC INDUCED FACILITATOR-LIKE 1-like, which translates to MSNLEEALLLKPPPSVVVCHAAAADAAAAACHHAGCPGCAMDRRKESLRGRMPYKELFFVAATTLAGSLPITCLFPFMYFMVRDFNVAKREEDIGSYAGFLAASYMIGRAITSIFWGIAADRLGRKPVIVFSMLSVVILQIFFGLSTKYWMAIAARLLLGSLNGLLGPIKAYAIEVCQTEHQALGISVVNTMWGLGVVIGPGLGGYLAQPAEKYPQTFSKQSVFGRFPYLLPCLVVSFFAAIVLISCIWLPETIHKHKITEKDFRIVKALPSQQAHWDLPRKKSLLQNWPWMSTMLSYCLFGLHETAYSEILSIWAVSDRKYGGLSFSSGDIGQVLSVSGASLLVYQLIIYHWVNKFLGPLNSSRIASALSILVLATFPFMTYLTGTKLAFALYAAAMTKSVLGITITCGMCLLQNNAVRQDQRGTANGIATTGMSFFKAVAPVGAGILFSWAQKRHDATFFPGDQVVFLMLILVQLCGLISTFKPFLVLPPVEECR; encoded by the exons ATGAGCAACCTGGAAGAAGCACTGCTGCTGAAGCCTCCCCCGTCGGTCGTTGTGTGCCACGCCGCCGCCGCGGACGCAGCCGCGGCGGCATGCCACCATGCGGGGTGCCCCGGGTGCGCCATGGACCGGAGGAAGGAGAGCCTCCGCGGGAGGATGCCTTACAAGGAGCTTTTCTTTGTCGCTGCCACCACTCTCGCTGGAT CGCTACCAATCACGTGCCTCTTTCCCTTCATGTATTTCATG GTTAGAGACTTCAACGTTGCTAAAAGAGAGGAAGATATCGGATCCTATGCTGGTTTTCTTG CTGCTTCATACATGATTGGAAGAGCCATTACCTCGATATTTTGGGGTATTGCCGCAGATCGTCTCGGCAGAAAGCCTGTAATTGTATTTTCAATGCTATCTGT GGTCATACTTCAGATATTCTTCGGGCTAAGTACAAAATACTGGATGGCGATTGCTGCAAGACTTCTTCTAGGTTCTCTAAATGGATTACTTGGACCAATTAAG GCTTATGCCATTGAAGTTTGTCAAACTGAACACCAAGCTCTTGGCATCTCAGTT GTGAATACCATGTGGGGTTTGGGTGTTGTTATTGGTCCAGGTCTTGGTGGCTACCTTGCCCAG CCTGCTGAAAAATATCCACAGACATTTTCCAAGCAGTCAGTTTTCGGGAG GTTCCCATACCTGTTACCTTGTCTCGTTGTGTCATTCTTTGCTGCCATTGTTCTAATAAGTTGTATATGGCTCCCG GAGACTATACATAAACATAAGATTACTGAAAAAGATTTTAGAATAGTCAAAGCCTTGCCATCGCAACAGGCTCATTGGGATTTGCCGCGTAAGAAGAGTTTGCTTCAGAACTGGCCATGGATGTCAACTATGCTATCATATTGTTTGTTTGGTCTTCATGAAACGGCATATAGTGAG ATTCTTTCCATATGGGCTGTCAGTGATAGAAAGTATGGTGGCCTTAGCTTCTCATCTGGAGATATTGGTCAGGTTCTTTCTGTGTCAG GCGCTAGCCTTCTTGTATATCAGCTTATAATTTATCATTGGGTTAATAAATTTCTCGGGCCACTCAATTCATCGCGCATTGCTTCT GCTCTATCTATTCTTGTACTCGCTACATTCCCCTTTAtgacatatctgactggaacaaAACTGGCATTCGCTCTTTACGCTGCAGCCATGACAAAAAGTGTTCTCGGA ATTACTATCACCTGTGGAATGTGCCTTCTTCAGAACAATGCTGTG CGTCAAGATCAGAGAGGCACCGCAAATGGTATAGCGACAACCGGCATGTCGTTTTTCAAGGCAGTCGCTCCAGTAGGGGCAGGCATTTT ATTCTCATGGGCACAAAAACGTCACGATGCCACCTTCTTCCCAG GTGACCAAGTGGTGT